One Staphylococcus simiae genomic region harbors:
- the hisC gene encoding histidinol-phosphate transaminase translates to MKEQLNQLSAYEPGLSPRALKEKYGIEGELFKLASNENLYGPSPKVKEAIQNHLDELYYYPETGSPLLKEAISKHLNVAPSRILFGAGLDEVILMISRAVLTPGDTIVTSEATFGQYYHNAIVEAANVVQVPLKDGGFDLEGIINAIDNDTKLVWLCNPNNPTGTYFSHEDLVDFMARVPSHVPVIIDEAYFEFVTAEDFPDTLAIQQQYDNAFLLRTFSKAYGLAGLRVGYVVASEQAITKWNIIRPPFNVTRLSEYAAVAALADQDYLHEITQKNSEQRQRFYDIPQSKHFLPSQTNFIFVKTDHVNDLYEALLNVGCITRPFPTGVRITIGFEEQNDKMLDVLKHFNY, encoded by the coding sequence ATGAAAGAACAGTTGAATCAATTATCGGCATATGAGCCAGGGTTATCTCCAAGAGCATTAAAAGAGAAATATGGTATTGAAGGTGAACTCTTTAAATTAGCATCAAATGAAAATTTATATGGACCTTCTCCTAAAGTTAAAGAGGCCATTCAAAATCATTTAGATGAACTTTATTATTATCCAGAAACAGGGTCTCCGTTGTTAAAAGAAGCGATTAGTAAACATTTAAACGTAGCACCTTCACGTATTTTATTTGGTGCTGGTTTAGATGAAGTTATATTAATGATTTCAAGAGCTGTATTAACACCAGGAGATACAATCGTTACAAGTGAAGCGACGTTTGGTCAATATTATCATAATGCAATCGTAGAAGCGGCTAATGTTGTACAAGTACCATTAAAAGACGGTGGATTTGATTTAGAAGGAATTATCAATGCAATTGATAACGATACTAAATTAGTTTGGTTATGTAACCCTAATAATCCAACGGGTACATATTTTAGTCATGAAGATTTAGTAGATTTTATGGCTCGTGTACCATCACACGTGCCGGTCATTATTGATGAAGCATACTTTGAGTTTGTAACTGCTGAAGACTTCCCTGATACATTAGCCATCCAACAACAATATGATAATGCTTTTCTGTTAAGAACATTTTCTAAAGCCTATGGTTTAGCTGGTTTACGTGTTGGTTATGTTGTAGCTAGTGAACAAGCAATAACTAAATGGAATATCATAAGACCACCATTTAATGTCACGCGTTTATCTGAATATGCAGCAGTAGCAGCATTAGCAGATCAAGATTATTTACACGAGATAACACAGAAGAATAGTGAACAACGTCAAAGATTTTATGATATACCTCAAAGTAAGCATTTTTTACCAAGTCAAACTAATTTTATCTTCGTTAAAACAGATCATGTGAATGACTTATACGAAGCATTATTAAATGTTGGTTGTATTACACGACCATTCCCAACTGGTGTAAGGATTACTATTGGTTTTGAAGAACAGAATGATAAAATGTTGGACGTCTTGAAACATTTTAATTATTGA
- a CDS encoding 5' nucleotidase, NT5C type, with translation MARESIAIDMDEVLADTLGEIIEAVNNRESLGIKVEDLNGQKLKHVIPEHDGLITDILREPGFFRNLKVMPHAQEVVEKLNKHYDVYIATAAMDVPTSFEDKYEWLLEYFPFLDPQHFVFCGRKNIVKADYLIDDNPRQLEIFSGKPIMYTAVHNINDDRFTRVNGWQDVEHYFLNDN, from the coding sequence ATGGCACGCGAATCAATCGCTATAGATATGGATGAAGTATTGGCTGATACGCTCGGTGAAATTATAGAAGCAGTCAATAACAGGGAATCTTTGGGGATTAAAGTGGAAGATTTGAATGGTCAGAAGTTGAAACATGTCATACCAGAACATGATGGTTTAATAACTGATATTTTAAGGGAACCCGGATTTTTTAGAAATTTAAAGGTTATGCCACATGCTCAAGAAGTAGTTGAAAAATTAAATAAACATTACGATGTTTATATTGCAACTGCTGCAATGGACGTTCCAACGTCATTTGAGGATAAATATGAGTGGTTATTGGAATACTTTCCATTTTTAGATCCACAGCATTTTGTATTTTGTGGGCGTAAAAATATTGTCAAAGCTGATTATTTAATCGATGATAATCCAAGACAATTAGAAATATTTAGTGGTAAACCTATTATGTATACTGCTGTGCACAATATAAATGATGATCGATTCACTCGTGTTAATGGTTGGCAGGACGTCGAACATTATTTTTTGAATGACAACTAA
- a CDS encoding diacylglycerol/lipid kinase family protein: MESKYTHGVLFYHEHSGLKNINEGIGEVTKSLSCICKHLSIQLSENEGDIIKYCQKIKDKQYADDIDILFILGGDGTVNELVNGVMTHQLNLPIGILPGGTFNDFTKTLNLNPNHKQASEQLVSSEVGSYDVIKVNNQYALNFVGLGLIVQNAENVQDGSKDIFGKLSYVGSTVKTLMNPSKFTYDLTIDGKNYTGETSMILTANGPFIGGSRIPLTDLSPQDGELNTFIFNDQSFSILNDIFKKRDSMNWNEITQGINHIAGKEITLSTEPVMKIDVDGEICLNTPITIEVLPKAIQLLTFVN; this comes from the coding sequence ATGGAAAGTAAATATACACATGGCGTACTATTTTATCATGAACACAGTGGCTTAAAAAATATAAATGAAGGCATTGGTGAAGTAACTAAATCACTGAGTTGTATATGTAAACATCTTTCTATTCAATTAAGTGAAAATGAAGGTGATATTATTAAATATTGCCAAAAAATTAAAGATAAACAGTATGCTGATGATATTGATATTTTATTTATCTTAGGTGGTGATGGAACTGTTAATGAATTAGTCAACGGTGTCATGACGCATCAATTAAACTTACCTATTGGTATTTTACCTGGTGGTACTTTTAATGATTTCACTAAAACTTTGAATTTAAACCCTAACCATAAACAAGCAAGTGAACAACTCGTATCCTCAGAAGTTGGTAGTTACGATGTTATTAAAGTGAATAATCAATATGCATTGAACTTTGTCGGTTTAGGACTAATTGTTCAAAATGCTGAAAATGTACAAGATGGTTCTAAAGATATTTTTGGTAAATTAAGTTATGTCGGTTCAACAGTCAAAACATTAATGAACCCTAGTAAATTTACTTATGACTTAACAATAGATGGCAAAAATTATACTGGTGAAACATCTATGATATTAACTGCAAACGGACCATTTATTGGCGGTAGTAGAATTCCTTTAACTGACTTATCACCACAAGATGGTGAGTTAAATACTTTCATTTTTAATGACCAAAGTTTTAGTATTTTAAATGATATTTTCAAAAAACGTGATAGTATGAATTGGAATGAAATTACTCAAGGTATTAATCATATCGCAGGTAAAGAAATTACTTTATCTACTGAACCAGTAATGAAAATAGATGTTGATGGTGAAATTTGTCTCAACACACCAATTACAATTGAAGTATTACCTAAAGCTATACAATTATTAACATTTGTTAATTAG
- a CDS encoding peptide MFS transporter produces MTQRNSHGSEIQEIPQTGFFGHPRGLGVLFFVEFWERFSYYGMRALLLFYMYYAIVDNGLGIDKTTAMSIMSVYGALIYMTSIPGGWIADRITGTRGATLIGAVSIIIGHICLSLPFALFGLFASMFFIIIGSGLMKPNISNIVGRLYPENDKRMDAGFVIFYMSVNMGALISPIILQQFLDVKNFHGGFLIAAIGMALGLVWYILFNRKNLGNVGMKPTNPLSSEEKKKYGTMIGIITAIVVIVLAVTIITNSFSFNLISNTVLILGIALPVIYFTTMIKSKDITDTERSRVKAFIPLFILGMIFWAIQEQGSNVLNIYGLEHSDMKLNLFGWKTNFGAAIFQSINPLFILLLAPIISLLWQKLGTKQPSLPIKFAIGTTLAGASYILIGIIGYTSGSAHFSVNWVILSYIVCVIGELCLSPTGNSAAVKLAPKAFNAQMMSIWYLTNASAQAMNGTLVKLQDPLGPTNYFIFLGVVAIVVTLIVLCFTPKIVKAMKGVR; encoded by the coding sequence ATGACACAACGCAACTCCCATGGAAGTGAAATACAAGAAATACCACAGACAGGATTCTTTGGACACCCTAGAGGTTTAGGCGTACTCTTCTTCGTAGAATTCTGGGAACGATTTAGCTATTATGGCATGCGTGCATTACTACTTTTCTATATGTACTATGCGATTGTTGATAATGGTTTAGGCATTGATAAGACAACAGCGATGTCAATTATGTCTGTATACGGAGCTTTAATTTACATGACATCTATTCCAGGTGGTTGGATTGCTGACCGCATTACAGGAACACGTGGTGCAACTTTAATTGGTGCTGTATCTATTATCATTGGACATATTTGTTTAAGTTTACCATTTGCATTATTTGGTCTATTTGCATCCATGTTCTTTATCATCATTGGTTCTGGTTTAATGAAACCAAATATTTCTAATATTGTTGGGCGCTTATATCCAGAAAATGACAAACGTATGGATGCTGGTTTCGTAATTTTCTATATGTCTGTTAATATGGGCGCTTTAATTTCACCAATTATTTTACAACAATTTCTTGATGTAAAGAATTTCCACGGCGGTTTCTTAATTGCTGCTATTGGTATGGCATTAGGTTTAGTCTGGTATATTCTTTTCAATCGCAAAAACTTGGGTAATGTAGGTATGAAGCCGACCAATCCACTTAGTTCTGAAGAAAAGAAAAAATACGGTACAATGATAGGAATTATTACTGCCATTGTAGTAATTGTTTTAGCTGTAACCATTATAACTAATTCGTTTTCATTTAATTTAATAAGTAATACTGTTTTAATTCTTGGTATTGCTTTACCAGTTATTTACTTTACGACAATGATTAAAAGTAAGGATATTACAGATACTGAACGCTCTCGCGTAAAAGCATTTATTCCTTTATTTATTTTAGGAATGATTTTCTGGGCTATTCAAGAACAAGGTTCTAATGTTTTAAATATCTATGGTCTTGAACATTCAGATATGAAATTAAACTTATTTGGCTGGAAAACGAACTTTGGAGCAGCCATTTTCCAATCAATTAACCCACTCTTTATATTGTTGTTAGCTCCAATCATTTCATTATTATGGCAAAAATTAGGTACTAAACAACCAAGTTTACCTATCAAATTTGCAATTGGTACGACACTGGCTGGTGCTTCGTATATCCTTATCGGTATAATTGGGTATACATCAGGTTCAGCACATTTCTCAGTTAACTGGGTGATTTTATCATATATCGTTTGTGTTATAGGTGAATTATGTCTATCTCCTACTGGTAATAGTGCAGCCGTAAAATTAGCACCAAAAGCATTTAATGCCCAAATGATGAGTATTTGGTACCTAACTAACGCATCAGCTCAAGCGATGAATGGTACGTTAGTTAAATTGCAAGATCCATTAGGTCCAACGAATTACTTTATTTTCTTAGGTGTTGTAGCCATTGTTGTAACATTAATTGTCTTATGCTTCACACCTAAAATAGTTAAAGCGATGAAAGGTGTACGTTAG
- the queF gene encoding preQ(1) synthase, producing MTHGRQQDELQDITLLGNQNNQYNFDYRPDVLESFDNKHQGRDYFVKFNCPEFTSLCPITGQPDFATIYISYIPNIKMVESKSLKLYLFSFRNHGDFHEDCMNIIMNDLIELMDPHYIEVWGKFTPRGGISIDPYTNYGRPNTKYETMAEHRLMNHDLYPEKIDNR from the coding sequence ATGACACATGGCCGTCAACAAGATGAATTACAAGATATTACATTATTAGGAAATCAAAATAACCAATATAACTTTGATTATAGACCTGATGTTTTAGAATCATTTGATAACAAACATCAAGGTCGCGATTATTTCGTAAAATTTAATTGTCCAGAATTCACTTCATTATGTCCTATTACAGGTCAACCTGATTTTGCAACTATTTATATTTCTTATATACCTAACATTAAAATGGTTGAATCTAAATCATTAAAATTATATTTATTTAGTTTTAGAAATCATGGAGACTTTCATGAAGATTGTATGAATATCATTATGAATGATTTAATTGAACTTATGGATCCACATTATATTGAGGTATGGGGCAAGTTCACACCTCGTGGTGGTATTTCAATCGATCCCTACACAAACTATGGTCGACCAAATACTAAATATGAAACAATGGCTGAACATCGTTTGATGAATCATGACCTATACCCTGAGAAAATTGACAACCGTTAA
- a CDS encoding DMT family transporter translates to MNPKVKGIIAILISAIGFSFMSVFFRLAGDLPVFQKSLARNLVAMFIPLYFIYKYKQPMFGKLSSQPLLITRSTLGLIGVLLNIFAIDHMVLSDADSLMKLNPFWTILLSLIFLHEKVRKYQITAMLIAIIGMLLIVKPEFSSSMIPSLIGLLSGIFAASAYTCVRALSSREGPYTIVFYFSLFSVVVLIPFTFFTYVPMSNLQLWYLLGAGLSAAVGQIGITLAYSFAAAKDISIFTYASIIFTALFGFILFGESPDLYATLGYVVIIGASYYMFDKARREAKS, encoded by the coding sequence TTGAATCCAAAAGTAAAAGGTATTATTGCAATTTTAATTTCAGCTATCGGCTTCAGTTTTATGTCAGTATTTTTTAGATTGGCCGGAGATTTACCTGTCTTTCAAAAATCACTAGCTAGAAACCTAGTAGCTATGTTTATACCCTTATATTTTATTTATAAATACAAACAACCAATGTTCGGTAAACTTTCTAGTCAACCTTTGCTGATAACTCGTTCTACATTAGGGCTTATTGGTGTGTTATTAAATATTTTTGCTATTGATCATATGGTATTAAGTGATGCTGACTCATTAATGAAGTTAAATCCATTTTGGACTATTTTATTAAGTTTAATTTTCTTACATGAAAAAGTTAGAAAGTATCAGATTACAGCTATGCTTATCGCAATTATAGGTATGTTACTCATAGTGAAACCTGAATTTTCATCATCGATGATACCATCATTAATTGGTTTATTATCAGGTATCTTTGCTGCATCAGCTTATACATGTGTAAGAGCATTAAGTTCTAGAGAAGGACCATATACGATTGTATTCTACTTTTCATTATTTTCTGTAGTAGTATTAATACCATTTACTTTCTTCACCTATGTTCCAATGTCTAATTTGCAATTATGGTATTTATTAGGTGCAGGTTTATCAGCAGCTGTAGGTCAAATAGGTATTACACTTGCCTATAGTTTTGCAGCAGCAAAAGATATATCTATTTTCACATATGCGTCAATTATTTTCACAGCATTATTTGGTTTTATTCTATTTGGCGAATCACCAGATTTATATGCTACTCTAGGTTATGTTGTAATTATTGGTGCAAGTTATTATATGTTTGATAAAGCACGTCGCGAAGCTAAATCATAA
- the nrdI gene encoding class Ib ribonucleoside-diphosphate reductase assembly flavoprotein NrdI yields the protein MKVIYFSFTGNVRRFIKRAEITNALEITQSNCTEVINEPFIIVTGTIGFGEVPNPVQSFLEVNHQNLVGVAASGNRNWGQNFAKAGRTISEQYNVPLLMKFELHGTNNDVIEFKNKVGNLNENHGREKVQSY from the coding sequence ATGAAAGTTATTTATTTTTCATTTACTGGCAATGTTCGTAGATTCATTAAACGTGCCGAAATAACAAACGCGCTAGAAATTACGCAAAGTAATTGTACAGAAGTGATCAATGAACCGTTTATTATTGTTACCGGTACTATTGGATTTGGAGAAGTTCCAAACCCAGTACAATCTTTTTTAGAAGTAAATCATCAAAATTTAGTAGGTGTGGCTGCTAGTGGCAATCGAAATTGGGGACAAAATTTCGCAAAAGCAGGACGCACAATTTCAGAACAATATAATGTCCCTTTATTAATGAAGTTTGAATTGCATGGAACGAATAACGATGTTATAGAATTTAAGAACAAGGTGGGTAATTTGAATGAAAACCATGGACGAGAAAAAGTACAATCATATTGA
- the nrdE gene encoding class 1b ribonucleoside-diphosphate reductase subunit alpha has product MKTMDEKKYNHIELNNEVTKRQENGFFSLDKDQEALSVYLEEIHDKTIFFDSEIERLHYLVDHDFYFNVFEIYSEEDLVEITDYAKSIPFKFASYMSASKFFKDYALKTNDKSQYLEDYNQHVAIVALYLANGNKEQAKQFISAMVEQRYQPATPTFLNAGRARRGELVSCFLLEVDDSLNSINFIDSTAKQLSKIGGGVAINLSKLRARGEAIKGIKGVAKGVLPVAKSLEGGFSYADQLGQRPGAGAVYLNIFHYDVEEFLDTKKVNADEDLRLSTISTGLIVPSKFFDLAKEGKDFYMFAPHTVKQEYGVTLDDIDLDKYYDDMVQNPNVDKKKKDAREMLNLIAQTQLQSGYPYLMFKDNANKVHANSNIGQIKMSNLCTEIFQLQETSIINDYGIEDEIKRDISCNLGSLNIVNVMESEKFRDSVHTGMDALTVVSDEANIQNAPGVRKANSELHSVGLGVMNLHGYLAKNSIGYESEEAKDFANIFFMMMNYYSLERSMQIAKERGVKYKDFDKSDYANGKYFDFYTSQNFEPQYDKVRQLFAHMDIPTAEDWKKLQQDVQQYGLYHAYRLAIAPTQSISYVQNATSSVMPIVDQIERRTYGNAETFYPMPFLSPQTMWYYKSAFNTDQMKLIDLISTIQTHVDQGISTILYVNSEISTRELARLYVYAHHKGLKSLYYTRNKLLSVEECTSCAI; this is encoded by the coding sequence ATGAAAACCATGGACGAGAAAAAGTACAATCATATTGAATTAAATAATGAGGTGACTAAACGACAAGAGAATGGCTTCTTTAGTTTAGATAAAGATCAAGAAGCATTAAGTGTATATCTTGAAGAAATTCACGATAAAACAATTTTCTTTGATAGTGAAATTGAACGATTACATTATTTAGTTGATCATGATTTCTACTTTAATGTTTTTGAAATTTATAGCGAAGAAGATTTAGTTGAGATTACAGACTATGCTAAATCAATACCATTTAAATTTGCGAGTTACATGTCGGCAAGTAAATTCTTTAAAGATTATGCATTAAAAACAAACGATAAAAGTCAATATTTAGAAGATTACAATCAACATGTAGCAATTGTTGCTTTATATTTAGCAAATGGTAATAAAGAGCAAGCTAAACAATTTATTTCTGCAATGGTTGAACAACGTTACCAACCAGCAACACCAACATTCTTAAATGCTGGACGAGCACGTCGTGGTGAATTAGTGTCATGTTTCTTATTAGAAGTAGACGATAGTTTGAATTCAATTAACTTTATTGATTCAACAGCAAAACAGTTAAGTAAAATTGGTGGTGGTGTTGCCATTAACTTATCTAAACTACGTGCACGTGGCGAAGCAATAAAAGGTATTAAAGGTGTAGCTAAAGGTGTGCTACCTGTTGCGAAGTCATTAGAAGGTGGATTTAGTTATGCTGATCAATTAGGACAACGACCAGGTGCTGGTGCTGTTTATTTAAATATTTTCCACTATGATGTCGAAGAATTTTTAGATACTAAAAAAGTAAATGCAGATGAAGATTTACGTTTATCAACGATTTCAACTGGTTTAATTGTCCCTTCGAAATTCTTTGATTTAGCTAAAGAGGGCAAAGATTTTTATATGTTTGCACCACATACAGTTAAACAAGAATATGGTGTCACACTAGACGATATCGATCTTGATAAATATTATGACGATATGGTGCAAAATCCAAACGTCGATAAGAAGAAAAAAGATGCTCGTGAAATGTTGAATTTAATTGCTCAAACACAATTACAATCTGGCTATCCGTACTTAATGTTTAAAGATAATGCTAATAAAGTACATGCCAATTCTAATATCGGTCAAATTAAAATGAGTAATTTATGTACTGAAATTTTCCAATTACAAGAAACGTCAATTATTAATGATTATGGAATTGAAGATGAAATTAAACGTGATATTTCATGTAACTTAGGTTCTTTAAATATTGTGAACGTGATGGAATCTGAAAAATTTAGAGATTCAGTGCATACAGGAATGGATGCTTTGACTGTTGTAAGTGATGAGGCAAATATTCAAAATGCACCAGGAGTTAGAAAAGCTAATAGTGAATTACATTCAGTTGGTTTAGGTGTAATGAACTTACATGGTTACTTAGCTAAAAATAGTATTGGTTATGAATCAGAAGAAGCAAAAGACTTTGCAAATATCTTCTTTATGATGATGAATTATTATTCTCTTGAACGTTCAATGCAAATTGCTAAAGAACGTGGTGTTAAATATAAAGACTTTGATAAATCTGATTATGCTAATGGTAAATATTTTGACTTCTATACTTCTCAAAATTTTGAACCTCAATATGATAAAGTACGTCAACTTTTTGCACATATGGATATTCCAACAGCTGAAGATTGGAAAAAATTGCAACAAGATGTTCAACAGTATGGTTTATATCATGCATATAGATTAGCCATTGCACCAACTCAAAGTATTTCTTATGTTCAAAATGCTACAAGTTCAGTAATGCCAATCGTCGATCAAATTGAACGTCGTACCTATGGTAATGCTGAGACATTTTATCCAATGCCATTTTTATCACCACAAACAATGTGGTACTATAAATCAGCATTTAATACTGATCAAATGAAATTAATTGACTTAATTTCAACAATTCAAACACACGTTGACCAAGGTATTTCAACAATTCTTTATGTAAATTCAGAAATATCTACACGTGAACTTGCGCGTTTATATGTCTATGCTCATCATAAAGGATTGAAATCATTGTATTATACTCGTAACAAGTTATTAAGTGTTGAAGAATGTACAAGCTGCGCAATATAA
- the nrdF gene encoding class 1b ribonucleoside-diphosphate reductase subunit beta: MIAVNWNTQEDMTNMFWRQNISQMWVETEFKVSKDIASWKTLSHAEQEAFKKALAGLTGLDTHQADDGMPLVMLHTTDLRKKAVYSFMAMMEQIHAKSYSHIFTTLLPSAETNYLLDEWVLEEPHLKYKSDKIVSNYHKLWGKEASIYDQYMARVSSVFLETFLFYSGFYYPLYLAGQGKMTTSGEIIRKILLDESIHGVFTGLDAQSLRNELSESEKQKADQEMYKLLDDLYLNEVSYTGMLYDDIGLTEDVLNYVKYNGNKALSNLGFEPYFEEREFNPIIENALDTSTKNHDFFSVKGDGYVLALNVEALQDEDFNFED, encoded by the coding sequence ATGATAGCTGTAAATTGGAATACTCAAGAAGATATGACAAACATGTTTTGGCGCCAAAATATCTCTCAAATGTGGGTTGAAACAGAGTTTAAAGTATCAAAAGATATCGCAAGCTGGAAAACATTATCTCATGCAGAACAAGAAGCATTTAAAAAAGCTTTAGCTGGATTAACAGGCTTAGACACACATCAAGCAGATGATGGTATGCCATTAGTTATGCTACATACAACTGACTTAAGAAAAAAAGCTGTCTATTCATTCATGGCTATGATGGAACAAATCCATGCTAAAAGTTATTCTCATATTTTTACTACATTATTACCATCTGCTGAAACGAACTACTTGTTAGATGAATGGGTACTTGAAGAGCCACATTTAAAATATAAATCAGACAAGATTGTCAGCAATTATCATAAACTTTGGGGTAAAGAAGCTTCAATTTATGATCAATATATGGCTAGAGTTTCAAGTGTCTTTCTAGAGACGTTCTTATTCTATTCAGGTTTCTATTATCCTCTATATTTAGCTGGTCAAGGTAAAATGACGACTTCAGGTGAAATTATTCGTAAAATTTTATTAGATGAATCGATTCATGGTGTGTTCACTGGTTTGGATGCTCAAAGTTTACGTAATGAATTATCTGAAAGTGAAAAACAAAAAGCAGATCAAGAAATGTACAAATTATTGGATGATTTATATTTAAACGAAGTATCATATACAGGTATGTTATATGATGACATAGGCTTGACAGAAGATGTGTTAAACTATGTTAAGTATAACGGTAATAAAGCTTTATCTAACTTAGGATTCGAACCTTATTTTGAAGAGAGAGAATTTAATCCTATTATTGAAAATGCTTTAGATACTTCAACTAAAAATCATGACTTTTTCTCAGTTAAAGGTGATGGTTATGTATTAGCATTGAATGTAGAAGCATTACAAGATGAAGATTTTAATTTTGAAGATTAA
- a CDS encoding ABC transporter permease, with amino-acid sequence MTYLLKGYVLFILIIFLTVSSLFIGVSELSFADIFHLSNKQVNILFASRIPRTVSILISGSSLALAGLIMQQMMQNKFVSPTTAGTMEWAKLGILIALLFFPTGHILVKLIFAVVCSVGGTFLFVKIIDFIKVKDIIFVPLLGIMIGGIVSSFTTFISLRTNAVQSIGNWLNGNFAIITSGRYEVLYLSIPLLILTYFFANHFTIVGMGKDFTKNLGLSYEKLINIALFITATITALVVVTVGTLPFLGLVVPNIISMYRGDHLKHAIPHTMMLGAIFVLFADIIGRIIVYPYEINIGLTIGVFGTVIFLILLMKGRKNYAHH; translated from the coding sequence ATGACATACTTATTAAAGGGATATGTATTATTTATCTTGATCATCTTCTTAACTGTAAGCTCTTTATTTATCGGTGTTAGTGAATTATCTTTCGCTGATATATTCCATCTTTCTAATAAGCAAGTCAATATTTTATTCGCTAGTAGAATACCAAGAACAGTAAGTATTTTGATTTCTGGTAGTTCATTGGCATTAGCCGGGTTGATAATGCAACAAATGATGCAAAATAAATTTGTCAGTCCAACAACTGCTGGAACAATGGAGTGGGCAAAATTAGGTATATTAATAGCATTACTATTCTTTCCAACAGGACATATTTTAGTAAAGTTGATCTTTGCTGTAGTTTGTAGTGTTGGAGGTACGTTTTTATTCGTTAAAATCATTGATTTTATTAAAGTAAAAGATATCATTTTTGTGCCACTACTAGGTATTATGATTGGTGGTATTGTATCTAGTTTCACTACTTTTATTTCACTCAGAACGAATGCTGTACAAAGTATCGGAAATTGGTTGAATGGCAATTTTGCCATTATTACCAGTGGACGTTATGAAGTTTTATATTTAAGTATACCTTTATTAATTTTGACTTACTTTTTTGCTAATCATTTTACGATTGTAGGAATGGGCAAAGATTTCACTAAAAATTTAGGGTTAAGCTATGAAAAATTGATTAATATTGCTTTATTTATTACTGCTACCATAACTGCTTTAGTAGTTGTTACAGTTGGAACGTTACCATTTTTAGGTTTAGTAGTACCTAATATTATTTCAATGTATAGAGGAGATCATTTAAAACATGCTATTCCTCATACGATGATGCTTGGAGCAATTTTTGTGCTTTTTGCTGATATTATTGGAAGAATTATTGTTTATCCATATGAGATCAATATTGGATTAACAATTGGTGTCTTTGGAACAGTTATTTTCCTAATCTTGTTAATGAAGGGTAGGAAAAATTATGCACATCACTAA